One segment of Thermococcus sp. DNA contains the following:
- a CDS encoding serine protein kinase RIO, which translates to MSEGEFERAIEELTGLRERREKGSELYKIANEVFDKSTTETLSYLHRRGWIEHLQGVISTGKEANVFAGVTSEGKKVAVKVYRTYTTEFRRIWEYLAADPRVGYLPKDMRKLVFVWTRREFKNLQRAIKYAVRVPEPKIFRNNILVMEFIGEEGPAPRLKDVERELEPQDLEELYSFTMGVIERLWRRGDMVHGDMSEYNILIWDFPVVIDWSQATVKRNKMSVALLKRDLWNIISYFTRKGVHTEDFNEKLKELLEA; encoded by the coding sequence ATGTCCGAAGGAGAGTTTGAGAGGGCTATTGAAGAGCTCACCGGATTACGGGAGCGTCGTGAAAAGGGCAGTGAACTGTATAAGATTGCCAACGAGGTGTTCGACAAGAGCACGACCGAGACCCTTTCGTACCTCCACCGTAGGGGGTGGATAGAGCACCTCCAGGGGGTCATCTCGACTGGAAAGGAGGCGAACGTGTTTGCTGGGGTTACCTCGGAAGGCAAGAAGGTTGCGGTGAAGGTTTACCGGACGTACACCACCGAGTTCCGCCGCATATGGGAGTACCTGGCGGCCGACCCGCGCGTGGGGTACCTGCCGAAGGACATGCGTAAGCTGGTCTTCGTCTGGACGCGTAGGGAGTTCAAGAACCTTCAGAGGGCCATCAAATACGCCGTTCGAGTCCCTGAACCAAAGATCTTCCGCAACAACATCCTTGTGATGGAGTTCATCGGGGAGGAGGGGCCAGCACCGCGCCTTAAGGATGTTGAGCGTGAGCTTGAACCCCAGGACCTTGAAGAGCTTTACAGCTTCACTATGGGCGTTATAGAACGTCTGTGGAGGAGGGGTGATATGGTCCACGGGGACATGAGCGAGTACAACATCTTGATCTGGGATTTCCCCGTGGTGATAGACTGGTCCCAGGCGACTGTAAAACGGAATAAAATGTCCGTAGCCCTCCTAAAAAGGGATCTGTGGAATATAATCAGTTACTTCACGCGTAAAGGCGTTCACACCGAGGACTTCAATGAAAAGCTTAAGGAGCTCCTCGAAGCTTAG
- the eif1A gene encoding translation initiation factor eIF-1A, translating to MAYHRRGNKGRKKSNRQVQGDEVIRVPLPRGGQIFGVIEQALGSGWMDVRCEDGRIRRCRIPGKLKRRMWMRVGDLVIVQPWSVQSDERGDIVYRYTRTQVDWLLRRGKVSRDFLSGADVLL from the coding sequence ATGGCGTACCACAGACGTGGAAATAAAGGAAGAAAAAAGAGTAACAGGCAGGTTCAAGGTGATGAAGTGATTAGAGTGCCCCTTCCAAGAGGGGGTCAGATCTTCGGTGTGATTGAACAGGCCCTCGGATCCGGTTGGATGGACGTCAGGTGTGAGGACGGGCGGATACGGAGATGCAGGATACCCGGCAAGCTCAAAAGACGCATGTGGATGCGTGTTGGCGACCTCGTCATAGTCCAGCCCTGGTCCGTTCAGTCGGATGAACGCGGGGATATCGTATACCGCTACACCAGAACCCAGGTGGACTGGCTCCTGAGAAGGGGCAAGGTAAGTCGGGATTTCCTGAGCGGTGCCGATGTGCTTCTCTGA
- a CDS encoding metal ABC transporter ATP-binding protein — translation MNAVEAENLTVLYGEQPALEGLTFNVEEGETMLLLGPNGAGKTTLLRTIAAFHGEYSGKLLVFGEPPYKARDIISYVPQSHSLNERVPLTAIEVVAMGSIYRGSFLHFRIPTSAMNKAKEVLGFVGLAGRENRLFRELSGGQKQRVLLARALMSDPRLLLLDEPLSALDPSARVEVTAVLSKIKRERGLTMIITTHDINPLLEIGDRVMLINKRLIEFGKPEEVLRDDVVKSVYGPLARAVKVEGKLFCITGDAHIYHRREDM, via the coding sequence ATGAACGCGGTGGAAGCGGAGAACCTCACGGTACTATACGGAGAGCAGCCCGCCCTGGAGGGACTCACGTTCAATGTTGAGGAGGGGGAGACCATGCTGCTCCTGGGCCCAAACGGGGCGGGAAAAACGACCCTACTCAGAACGATAGCGGCATTTCACGGTGAGTACTCCGGGAAGCTCCTCGTTTTTGGCGAACCTCCCTATAAAGCAAGGGATATAATCTCATATGTTCCACAGAGCCACTCCCTTAACGAACGCGTTCCGCTGACGGCCATAGAAGTCGTCGCAATGGGGAGTATTTACAGGGGAAGTTTTCTGCACTTCAGGATTCCTACCAGCGCCATGAATAAAGCCAAAGAGGTGCTGGGCTTCGTTGGCCTTGCCGGAAGGGAGAACCGGCTGTTCCGTGAACTGAGCGGAGGACAAAAGCAACGCGTTCTCCTTGCCAGGGCCCTCATGAGTGATCCCAGGCTACTGCTTCTCGACGAGCCGCTCTCCGCCCTGGACCCCTCGGCGAGGGTTGAGGTGACCGCGGTTCTGAGCAAGATAAAACGGGAGAGGGGGCTTACGATGATAATTACAACACACGATATCAACCCTCTGCTGGAGATAGGTGACAGGGTCATGCTGATAAATAAACGCCTCATAGAGTTTGGAAAGCCAGAAGAGGTTCTCAGGGACGATGTAGTGAAGTCGGTCTACGGTCCCCTGGCCAGAGCCGTGAAGGTTGAGGGAAAGCTGTTCTGCATAACGGGGGACGCCCATATCTACCACCGGAGGGAGGATATGTGA